One window of the Candidatus Chryseobacterium colombiense genome contains the following:
- a CDS encoding phosphomannose isomerase type II C-terminal cupin domain: protein MLEIGERPWGKYYVLADEPNYKLKRIEVNPGQKLSYQYHHKRQEQWTIIEGDATVVLDDSEIKLTYGESIFIPLGAKHRMMNLSDKPVVFIEVQTGTYFGEDDIVRIEDDYDRE from the coding sequence ATGTTAGAAATTGGAGAAAGACCTTGGGGGAAATATTATGTTTTAGCGGATGAACCCAATTATAAGCTGAAAAGAATTGAAGTAAATCCCGGACAAAAGCTATCCTACCAATATCATCACAAAAGACAAGAGCAGTGGACCATTATTGAAGGGGATGCGACTGTAGTTTTAGATGATAGCGAGATTAAATTAACATACGGAGAGAGTATTTTTATTCCTCTTGGAGCAAAGCACAGAATGATGAATCTTTCAGACAAGCCTGTTGTATTTATTGAAGTACAAACGGGAACTTATTTTGGTGAAGATGATATTGTAAGGATTGAAGATGATTATGATAGAGAGTAA